A single region of the Cynocephalus volans isolate mCynVol1 chromosome 12, mCynVol1.pri, whole genome shotgun sequence genome encodes:
- the NACA gene encoding nascent polypeptide-associated complex subunit alpha isoform X1 — MPGEATETVPATEQELPQPQAETALLPRSSTLSVTTALEQPRPTLNPPCSLAPQQCPLANAPQPPPFPSPSSISSTLFEVPFPQSSSGTAQPLGTALDTPTFLPNLIGPPISPAALALAAPMITPTLKGAHSSSAPLALVALAPHSVQKSSVFPPNPLTSPPSVAVAESASLTSLSAPIAPSEPKTSPIQAPSQVVPNPESAPSPPGIVSAIPSRLVTTLASVQSGIASCPQIPPTTPLAITSPQVKSIPTSSALASPQNLVSFSLKGPVSPPAALSSSTQSVPTVTSSQKTMAPSIPPVFSTPLGSHLSPLHQSSFSSSVQHVDQTGPTALSDPTMNTISVDHSSVRASYHSQGSVIPPLSSRNEVVPAAVAAFSVGAPASPLAPSVDKSPSSIASITSYSPSGSLNVATSSSLSPAAPLILKGSPVATHHQSLMTQIPVSPGSPGLKEAPVSSVGATQLVMTNPSTISAVSTIFDVATCLSPVSSVPTGSQEPTSSTALVMAPVASEELPTQVATTLEIPVSLPLPAPEDLKNLPTSLSVKFPTQKDLQTVPASLVFSAGAGLPTKKDPTLPPLALATPKNSPSTQSTSSSLEISLSPEATPTRKSPVEPHPVGEPASATPLGDNSLTSVIKTDPHASPDPAGLLLKSSLTTPAVTTFPLESADPARVAPTTAKVTSNPVVTASPFLEGAVFLAPKHHPAKKGTSSLTTLPLVLPASGSCPVTSSVTLSPQNVSASLAALVPAPEIPKPVLFPSLPLTGTSTSAKKFDGISHTLALGPVASLPEGCLAKDSGGSVIESSKGTLTYLADSPSPLGTSVSPQTKRLPTKKESAIPDAPVGNLSSPVSPIETSFLPEASLSFQGPKVSLTKKHSSTPPTMTLPSPKKAPGTPASKGGPAIPSPKGVPTRPPVTPPSPKKNPASKGGPANPVPKGPPTSPAVTSPSSKESLATPSPNEAATPPAVTPPSLKETPATSVPKGAPAKPKGALTPPAMTPPSPKKAPAIPSPTGSPASPSPKGTRSTPAVTPPPKAPTTPAETPSPKEAPATPAPKGAPATPSSKGAPTPPAVTSSSPKEAPATPATPSSKGAPTPPAVTSPSPKEAPATPAPKGAPATPSSKGAPTPPAVTSPSPKEAPATPATPSSKGAPTPPAVTSPSPKEAPATPAPKGAPAIPSSKGAPTPPAVTSPSPKEASATPATPSSKGAPTPLAVTSPSPKEAPAPKGAPATPSSRGAPTPPAVTPPSPKKVPATSAPKGVPPPPTVTSLSLKDAPATSAPRRAPATPSPNGAPATPSPKGAPTHPAVTPPSPREAPMPTAVSSSPKGSPTSPVSVTCHMGAIAPRASKGLSAKKGLTAPKGLIAAASESAPVITAPTQKGLPAKKSSANSPICPDPSAKNGTKGPLSKTAKALPISPAKDKDSFHSPKGPLTPFESKTSTPLVAATSEKVLSKAGSAASVSPAPTPPVSLPLAPSPVPPLLPKQQFLPSSPGLLLESPSKPPAPAEEDELPPLIPPEPVSGGVPFQLILDNMPTPKPAGITAPPPSAKQPVLKNNKGSGTESDSDESVPELEEQDSTQATTQQAQLAAAAEIDEEPVSKAKQSRSEKKARKAMSKLGLRQVTGVTRVTIRKSKNILFVITKPDVYKSPASDTYIVFGEAKIEDLSQQAQLAAAEKFKVQGEAVSNIQENTQTPTVQEESEEEEVDETGVEVKDIELVMSQANVSRAKAVRALKNNSNDIVNAIMELTM; from the exons CTTTGCTTCCTAGGTCTTCAACCTTGAGTGTCACTACTGCCTTAGAGCAGCCTAGACCTACCCTTAATCCTCCTTGCTCCTTGGCCCCTCAACAATGCCCTTTGGCAAATGCTCCCCAGCCTCCCCCATTCCCTTCTCCGTCTAGTATTTCCTCAACCctttttgaagttccttttcCCCAGTCATCCTCTGGGACAGCCCAGCCTTTGGGAACTGCCCTTGACACCCCTACTTTCCTACCAAACCTAATAGGGCCTCCCATCTCCCCAGCTGCCTTAGCCCTGGCTGCTCCCATGATAACTCCAACTCTAAAAGGTGCCCATTCCTCTTCAGCTCCCTTAGCTCTGGTTGCCTTGGCTCCTCACTCAGTTCAGAAAAGTTCTGTTTTTCCACCTAACCCTCTTACCTCACCTCCTTCAGTTGCTGTAGCTGAGTCAGCGTCACTGACATCTCTGTCAGCCCCCATTGCTCCCTCAGAACCAAAAACCTCTCCTATTCAAGCTCCCTCTCAGGTTGTCCCTAATCCGGAAAGTGCCCCCAGTCCTCCAGGTATAGTCAGTGCTATTCCTTCCCGCCTTGTAACTACTTTGGCCTCTGTTCAATCTGGAATAGCCTCCTGTCCTCAGATACCACCCACCACTCCCCTAGCCATCACTTCCCCTCAAGTCAAAAGTATACCCACTTCCTCAGCTCTGGCTTCTCCACAAAACCTAGTAAGCTTCAGCCTAAAGGGTCCTGTTAGTCCACCTGCTGCCTTATCCTCTTCAACCCAGTCTGTTCCTACAGTGACCTCTTCTCAGAAAACTATGGCTCCCAGCATCCCTCCAGTTTTCTCCACTCCTTTGGGCTCTCATCTTTCACCTTTACATCAGAGTTCTTTCAGTTCTTCTGTCCAGCATGTAGATCAAACAGGTCCTACTGCTCTGTCAGATCCTACAATGAATACCATTTCTGTAGATCATTCCTCCGTAAGGGCCTCTTATCATTCTCAGGGATCTGTAATTCCTCCCCTTTCTTCCAGAAATGAGGTGGttcctgctgctgttgctgctttttCAGTGGGGGCTCCGGCTTCTCCCCTGGCTCCATCTGTTGACAAAAGCCCTTCTAGCATCGCTAGCATAACCTCCTACAGCCCTTCTGGCTCCCTAAATGTAGCTACCTCTTCTTCATTATCTCCTGCTGCCCCTCTCATTCTCAAAGGCTCTCCTGTTGCCACTCATCATCAGTCTTTAATGACCCAGATTCCTGTTTCTCCAGGAAGTCCAGGCTTGAAAGAAGCTCCTGTTTCTTCTGTTGGAGCCACCCAACTTGTGATGACTAATCCCTCTACAATTTCTGCAGTATCTACTATCTTTGATGTAGCTACTTGTCTCTCTCCAGTCTCATCAGTTCCCACAGGTAGTCAAGAACCAACATCCTCTACTGCCTTGGTTATGGCACCTGTGGCTTCCGAAGAGCTTCCTACTCAAGTAGCAACTACTCTGGAGATACcagtctctcttcctctgccaGCCCCTGAAGACCTCAAAAATCTCCCTACTTCATTATCAGTAAAGTTCCCAACACAAAAAGATCTCCAAACTGTACCTGCCTCTCTTGTTTTTTCAGCCGGGGCAGGACTCCCTACCAAGAAAGACCCTACTCTACCACCATTGGCCCTGGCAACCCCTAAAAATTCCCCCTCTACCCAAAGTACTTCATCTTCTctggagatctctctctctcctgaagcCACCCCAACGAGGAAGAGCCCTGTTGAACCCCACCCAGTAGGTGAGCCAGCCAGTGCTACTCCTCTGGGTGATAACTCCCTGACCTCTGTAATCAAGACAGATCCTCATGCAAGCCCAGACCCTGCTGGTCTGCTTCTCAAAAGTTCTCTCACTACCCCAGCAGTGACTACATTTCCTTTGGAAAGTGCTGACCCTGCTAGGGTGGCTCCTACAACTGCTAAAGTTACCTCCAATCCTGTAGTTACAGCCAGCCCTTTTCTAGAAGGAGCTGTCTTTTTAGCTCCTAAACACCACCCAGCTAAGAAGGGTACTTCCTCTCTTACTACTTTACCTTTGGTTCTTCCAGCATCTGGAAGTTGCCCTGTAACTTCATCTGTGACTTTATCCCCCCAGAATGTTTCTGCTTCTCTAGCTGCTTTGGTACCGGCCCCTGaaattccaaagcctgtgctctttccctctcttcccctaaCTGGGACTTCTACGAGTGCAAAGAAATTTGATGGTATTTCTCATACCTTAGCATTGGGACCTGTGGCTTCCCTTCCTGAAGGGTGCCTTGCTAAGGACTCTGGTGGTTCTGTTATTGAATCTTCCAAAGGAACTCTGACTTACCTAGCTGACTCCCCATCTCCTTTAGGGACTAGTGTGTCTCCTCAAACTAAAAGACTTCCAACCAAAAAGGAATCTGCTATCCCTGATGCTCCTGTTGGAAATCTCTCATCCCCTGTTTCTCCCATTGAAACTTCCTTTCTTCCAGAGGCCAGTCTTTCTTTTCAAGGACCTAAAGTCTCACTCACCAAGAAGCATTCTTCTACTCCTCCAACTATGactcttccctcccccaaaaaGGCCCCAGGAACTCCAGCCTCCAAAGGAGGCCCAGCTATCCCATCTCCCAAAGGGGTCCCCACTCGCCCACCTGtgactcctccctcccccaaaaagAATCCAGCCTCCAAAGGAGGTCCAGCTAACCCAGTTCCCAAAGGGCCCCCCACTTCCCCAGCCGTGACTTCTCCCTCATCCAAAGAGTCCCTAGCTACCCCATCTCCAAATGAAGCTGCCACTCCCCCAGCTGTGACTCCTCCCTCCCTCAAAGAGACCCCAGCAACTTCAGTCCCCAAAGGAGCTCCAGCCAAACCCAAAGGGGCCCTCACTCCTCCAGCTATGACTCCtccctctcccaaaaaggccccaGCAATTCCATCCCCCACAGGAAGCCCAGCTAGCCCATCTCCCAAAGGTACTCGCAGTACCCCAGCTGTTACTCCTCCCCCAAAAGCCCCAACTACCCCAGCTGAGACTCCTTCCCCCAAAGAGGCCCCAGCAACTCCAGCACCCAAAGGAGCTCCAGCTACCCCCTCCTCCAAAGGGGCTCCCACTCCCCCAGCTGTGACTTCTTCCTCTCCCAAAGAGGCTCCAGCAACTCCAGCTACCCCATCCTCCAAAGGGGCTCCCACTCCCCCAGCTGTGACTTCTCCCTCTCCAAAAGAGGCTCCAGCAACTCCAGCACCCAAAGGAGCTCCAGCTACCCCCTCCTCCAAAGGGGCTCCCACTCCCCCAGCTGTGACTTCTCCCTCTCCCAAAGAGGCTCCAGCAACTCCAGCTACCCCATCCTCCAAAGGGGCTCCCACTCCTCCAGCTGTGACTTCTCCCTCTCCCAAAGAGGCTCCAGCAACTCCAGCACCCAAAGGAGCTCCAGCTATCCCATCCTCCAAAGGGGCTCCCACTCCCCCAGCTGTGACTTCTCCCTCTCCAAAAGAGGCTTCAGCAACTCCAGCTACCCCATCCTCCAAAGGGGCTCCCACTCCCCTAGCTGTGACTTCTCCCTCTCCCAAAGAGGCTCCAGCACCCAAAGGAGCTCCAGCTACCCCATCCTCCAGAGGGGCTCCTACTCCCCCAGCTGtgactcctccctcccccaaaaagGTCCCAGCTACTTCAGCCCCCAAAGgggtccctcctcccccaactgtgacttctctctctctcaaagatGCCCCAGCAACTTCAGCCCCCAGAAGAGCTCCAGCTACCCCATCCCCCAACGGTGCTCCAGCTACCCCATCCCCCAAAGGAGCCCCCACTCATCCAGCTGtgactcctccctcccccagagagGCTCCCATGCCCActgctgtgtcttcttctcccaaAGGATCCCCTACTTCCCCAGTTTCAGTCACATGTCACATGGGGGCCATTGCCCCTCGGGCATCTAAAGGACTCTCAGCAAAGAAAGGCCTAACTGCTCCTAAAGGACTTATTGCTGCAGCTTCAGAAAGTGCACCAGTCATTACAGCTCCCACTCAGAAAGGTCTACCAGCCAAGAAGAGTTCTGCTAATTCACCTATTTGCCCAGATCCCTCAGCTAAGAATGGTACTAAAGGACCCCTTTCAAAGACTGCAAAAGCCCTCCCTATTTCTCCTGCAAAGGACAAAGATTCTTTTCATTCCCCGAAGGGCCCCTTGACTCCTTTTGAGTCTAAGACATCTACCCCTCTAGTAGCAGCTACCTCTGAAAAGGTCCTTTCTAAAGCTGGATCAGCAGCATCTGTGTCTCCAGCACCCACTCCACCAGTCTCTCTGCCTCTTGCTCCCTCCCCAGTTCCCCCTCTGCTTCCTAAACAGCAGTTTCTGCCATCCTCACCTGGCCTGTTGCTGGAATCACCCTCTaagcccccagcccctgctgAGGAGGATGAGCTGCCGCCTCTGATTCCCCCGGAACCAGTTTCTGGGGGAGTACCTTTCCAGTTGATCCTCGACAACATGCCCACCCCCAAACCTGCTGGGATCACTGCCCCACCCCCCTCTGCCAAGCAGCCTGTTTTGAAGAACAACAAGG GGTCTGGAACAGAATCTGACAGTGATGAATCAGTACCAGAGCTTGAGGAACAAGATTCCACACAGGCAACCACACAACAAGCCCAG CTGGCAGCAGCAGCTGAAATAGATGAAGAACCAGTCAGTAAAGCAAAACAGAGTCGGAGTGAAAAGAAGGCACGGAAG gCTATGTCCAAACTGGGTCTTCGACAGGTTACAGGGGTTACTAGAGTCACTATCCGGAAATCTAAGAATATCCTCTTTGTCATCACAAAACCAGATGTCTATAAGAGCCCAGCTTCAGATACCTACATAGTTTTTGGGGAAGCGAAG ATTGAGGATTTATCTCAGCAAGCACAGCTAGCAGCTGCTGAGAAATTCAAAGTTCAAGGTGAAGCTGTTTCAAACATTCAGGAAAACACACAGACTCCGACCGTACAAGAGGAGAGTGAAGAAGAAGAG GTTGATGAAACAGGTGTGGAAGTTAAGGACATAGAATTGGTCATGTCACAAGCAAATGTGTCAAGAGCAAAGGCAGTCCGAGCCCTGAAGAACAACAGTAATGATATTgtaaatgctattatg GAATTAACAATGTAA